In Citrus sinensis cultivar Valencia sweet orange chromosome 3, DVS_A1.0, whole genome shotgun sequence, the sequence GGATCTAAGAAAGTGAAGGCAATCTGCATGGCCTTTAACCGACAAGTTAAAGCAGCCCAACCTATCACCAGACAACGAGTCAGCTCCGCATTGGAGAACAACTGCATCAGGCTGATACACTTCCATGACTTTTTGGATGATGGGCCGAAAAAGGCCACGGAAGCTTTCATCATCTAAGCCATCATTCAGGGGTACATTCAGGGCATAGTACTTCCCCTGCCCAGCCCCAACATCCCTGATATGCCCTGTCCCAGGAAAGAAATCCCCAAATTTATGGAAAGACACAGTCATGACTCTGTCAGTGGTATAAAATGCCTCCTCAACGCCATCTCCGTGGTGAACATCAATATCAACATACAAAACACGCTGCCAAATGACATAGAAACAAAATCCTCAGAAAAATCATACAGTAATTCCAAGATgagaaaaagcaaaacaaagGCTTCATTTAAAAATCGTAATTTGTCGTCTAATAAGTAAGATCTGATTACACATTCCAAAGATCCTATTACATTAGGACCCAAACCTCCAACCTTCAAAAAGAAGAGAAGTACCACCAGATCACAAATTCCGGTGGgaaattctaaaacaaatttccAAAATAAGATATGAGATGATGCAATCACTCATGGGATGTGACAGAGCATTAAGGATTTGCATTTTGCAATATATGCAACCGCAAAACTGaatcaaatattatatcaATTAATGGCCAATATTTATGCAATCCTAACTCAGCAAAAGAtgctaaaataatttaaaattgagagaaaagtAGACCTGTGAAgacaaaagtaaatttttatacatCAAAATGTAGTAGGTATGCATAGAATCACCATCAAACAGTTAGTCTCTTCCACGCAAAACAATCATCTTAGAACCAACCTCGTTGCATAAGTTAATTTCAACAGAAATCAAACTCATCAGCAGCTGTAGCTTACAATCATTACTAACATATGAAACATTGACTTACAAATCTAACAGcatcaaattcaaatgcaGTAACAAGACACCAACTTAGCTCAGCAGTTAATAAGTAAATCAAacagatagatagatagataaaGAAACACCAAATCCATGTAgtcaataaagaagaaatcatCTTTCAATAAGTTAACAGGGAAGgttgaagaagaataaaatacCCTGTGAACTTTAAGCAACTCGAGAATGCCAAGGACAATATCATTGACATAACAAAACCCAGAAGCTTCACTCTTCTTAGCATGGTGGAGGCCACCAGCCCAATTCACGGCAATATCGGCATCACCTCTGTTCAACTTAACAGCAGCACCAATGGAGCCGCCAGCAGAGGCCTGGCAGAAACCAAAAAGCCCATCAAACACGGGACAGTCCTCCCCGACATTGAAGCGTTTCAAGTGCCTCGAAAACGAGGGGTCGCCCGACGACTCGGGGGACACGGAGGCGAGGAACTCGACGTACTCGTCGGTGTGGAACCTGCGGATGTCAGAGGGCCCCGCCGGGAATGGACGGTTGACTTCCATCCGACGGTGGAGACCGTAGTGGACGATGAGATTGTGGGCCATGCGGATTCTGTGGGGCTTCATTGGATGACCTTGTCCGTAGTAATAATCGCCGATTGTTGGTTCGTAGAAGTAACTCACTCGCCGCTTCTTTCCATCGGGACCTGATACAAGCGACGCGCCCTCCGTTGGCTCCTCCATCTTGCTCAACTGCGACTTCTCCCTcttatgcctttttttttttcccccccgtTCCCTCTTTTTGCAGAAATCTAAACACTGAATCCTATTTCTCCCTATATATAATGTTGGTTTTAATGTGAGCtggttttctttaatttttaaaaaattactacaGTAGTTCAAAATTCCAATGGGTTGAAGAACCTCGtatgtttatttataagaTTAGGAATCAAAATCTAGAACGGAAAAGATTGATAGTGTTCacgtgttaaaaataaaagggtgaatacatcatatatatatttttttatttaaggaatgagaacttaatttttatgggAGTTGAGAAATaagttgtatttttttttaactctccATTTTAcgaatttttataatttctaaattaatcacttttatattttggtttttattgaagttttgttatatttataaggcAAAATAAGTgcttcattatttattattagtaacaatagtaataatattattattattaaaatttattagttttattattattaattaattaattaatttgaataataatatttacaattattgtaataaataatgacaatatTCCACtaagataattttaataatttaaaataatttatttcgattttaaaataaaataaatacattaataataaataatttattctaattctCATTCTCAATTACAATTTCAACACACAGTAATTCGTTATTAATAATGGCAGCATAAATGTACATTGATTTACGAATGGAATGTAGAATAATTCATGCATATTATAACAACAGTACGTCAAAATCCAATGTAGATTGCGGCCAGGTCTTTGCATAAACCTGGACCAGTGCCTCCACCAGGCTTCCTCTAGAGTGACAAACGATTCACAGAAGACGAGACGAGAGAGGGAGGCGACTCCAAAGTAAGACTTAAGGAAGATGATAATCGCAGTTCGTTGCTTCGCTTGCGGCAAGctcattggaaacaaatgggaCACCTATCTTGACCTTCTTCTTCAGGCTGATTATCATGAAAGGAGATGCACTTGATGCCTTGTGGTTGGTCCGCTATTGCTGTTAGGCGAATGCTCATGACTCACGTTGACCTCATTGAAAAGCTAGCTTCTTAACTACAACACTTTGGATATGTCTGACACCAGCTGAGGAAGCCCATGGATTGACCTGAAGTTGGTTTTGTTCGTATTGCCTGTTGCATCTGCAAGTCAACTTCCATATTGTAATGTCTATGTGAGCATTTGCCGTTATGTTTAGTAGTATCAAACGCATCAAAGACTTTTAACTCTTTCTCAAGTC encodes:
- the LOC102617679 gene encoding histone deacetylase 6, whose translation is MEEPTEGASLVSGPDGKKRRVSYFYEPTIGDYYYGQGHPMKPHRIRMAHNLIVHYGLHRRMEVNRPFPAGPSDIRRFHTDEYVEFLASVSPESSGDPSFSRHLKRFNVGEDCPVFDGLFGFCQASAGGSIGAAVKLNRGDADIAVNWAGGLHHAKKSEASGFCYVNDIVLGILELLKVHRRVLYVDIDVHHGDGVEEAFYTTDRVMTVSFHKFGDFFPGTGHIRDVGAGQGKYYALNVPLNDGLDDESFRGLFRPIIQKVMEVYQPDAVVLQCGADSLSGDRLGCFNLSVKGHADCLHFLRSFNVPLMVLGGGGYTIRNVARCWCYETAVAVGVEPDNKLPYNEYYEYFGPDYTLHVEPCNMENLNAHKDMEKIRNTLLEQLSGLIHAPSVPFQTTPATTQVPEEPEEDMERRPKPRIWNGEDYESDHDEDDRPPHMTNFDDHMMRDGADDMDEEKSDGHPSPRH